The following coding sequences lie in one Arabidopsis thaliana chromosome 3, partial sequence genomic window:
- the LUT1 gene encoding Cytochrome P450 superfamily protein (LUTEIN DEFICIENT 1 (LUT1); FUNCTIONS IN: epsilon hydroxylase activity, oxygen binding; INVOLVED IN: carotenoid biosynthetic process; LOCATED IN: chloroplast, chloroplast envelope; EXPRESSED IN: 22 plant structures; EXPRESSED DURING: 13 growth stages; CONTAINS InterPro DOMAIN/s: Cytochrome P450 (InterPro:IPR001128), Cytochrome P450, E-class, group I (InterPro:IPR002401), Cytochrome P450, conserved site (InterPro:IPR017972); BEST Arabidopsis thaliana protein match is: cytochrome P450, family 97, subfamily A, polypeptide 3 (TAIR:AT1G31800.1); Has 31038 Blast hits to 30928 proteins in 1581 species: Archae - 62; Bacteria - 3557; Metazoa - 11361; Fungi - 6359; Plants - 8451; Viruses - 3; Other Eukaryotes - 1245 (source: NCBI BLink).), with translation MESSLFSPSSSSYSSLFTAKPTRLLSPKPKFTFSIRSSIEKPKPKLETNSSKSQSWVSPDWLTTLTRTLSSGKNDESGIPIANAKLDDVADLLGGALFLPLYKWMNEYGPIYRLAAGPRNFVIVSDPAIAKHVLRNYPKYAKGLVAEVSEFLFGSGFAIAEGPLWTARRRAVVPSLHRRYLSVIVERVFCKCAERLVEKLQPYAEDGSAVNMEAKFSQMTLDVIGLSLFNYNFDSLTTDSPVIEAVYTALKEAELRSTDLLPYWKIDALCKIVPRQVKAEKAVTLIRETVEDLIAKCKEIVEREGERINDEEYVNDADPSILRFLLASREEVSSVQLRDDLLSMLVAGHETTGSVLTWTLYLLSKNSSALRKAQEEVDRVLEGRNPAFEDIKELKYITRCINESMRLYPHPPVLIRRAQVPDILPGNYKVNTGQDIMISVYNIHRSSEVWEKAEEFLPERFDIDGAIPNETNTDFKFIPFSGGPRKCVGDQFALMEAIVALAVFLQRLNVELVPDQTISMTTGATIHTTNGLYMKVSQR, from the exons ATGGAGTCTTCActcttttctccatcttcctcttcttactcttctctcttcactGCAAAACCTACGCGTCTTTTATCaccaaaacccaaattcaCATTCTCCATCAGATCCTCCATTGAgaaacccaaacccaaactcGAGACCAATTCATCGAAATCCCAATCATGGGTCAGTCCCGATTGGCTCACAACACTCACTCGTACCCTTTCCTCAGGAAAAAACGACGAGTCAGGTATACCAATCGCGAACGCGAAGCTCGACGATGTCGCTGATCTCCTCGGAGGTGCTCTCTTCTTACCTCTCTACAAATGGATGAATGAGTACGGACCCATTTACCGTCTCGCTGCTGGTCCTCGTAATTTCGTAATTGTGAGCGACCCAGCGATAGCTAAACATGTTTTGAGGAATTATCCAAAGTACGCTAAAGGCTTAGTCGCTGAAGTCTCTGAATTTCTATTTGGTTCGGGTTTCGCTATCGCTGAAGGACCTCTTTGGACA GCGAGGCGTAGAGCGGTGGTTCCATCGCTTCACAGGAGGTATTTGTCTGTGATTGTGGAGAGAGTATTCTGCAAATGTGCAGAGAGGCTTGTTGAGAAGTTGCAGCCTTATGCAGAAGACGGAAGTGCTGTGAATATGGAAGCGAAGTTCTCTCAGATGACACTTGATGTCATTGGGTTGTCTCTTTTTAACTACAATTTCGATTCTTTGACTACTGATAGTCCTGTCATTGAAGCTGTTTACACTGCTCTTAAAGAAGCTGAGCTTCGTTCTACTGATCTTCTGCCATATTGGAAG ATCGATGCATTGTGTAAGATAGTCCCGAGACAGGTGAAAGCTGAAAAGGCTGTAACTTTGATAAGGGAAACTGTTGAAGACCTTATTGCTAAGTGTAAAGAAATTGTCGAAAGAGAAGGCGAAAGAATCAATGATGAGGAGTATGTAAATGATGCTGACCCAAGTATCCTGCGTTTCTTGCTTGCAAGCAGAGAAGAG GTATCAAGTGTGCAGTTACGGGATGATCTTCTCTCAATGCTCGTAGCGGGTCATGAAACCACTGGATCTGTCCTCACTTGGACACTTTATCTCCTAAGTAAG AACTCATCTGCATTAAGGAAAGCACAAGAAGAAGTAGACAGAGTGTTAGAAGGAAGAAACCCGGCTTTCGAGGATATAAAGGAGTTGAAGTACATCACTCGTTGTATAAACGAGTCAATGCGTCTCTATCCTCATCCTCCT GTCTTGATAAGAAGAGCTCAAGTTCCTGACATTCTTCCTGGGAACTATAAGGTCAATACCGGACAAGACATTATGATTTCAGTCTATAACATCCATCGTTCTTCCGAG GTATGGGAAAAAGCTGAGGAATTTCTGCCTGAACGATTCGACATAGATGGCGCAATCCCTAACGAAACAAACACTGATTTCAA ATTCATCCCATTCAGTGGAGGGCCTAGAAAATGTGTAGGCGATCAGTTTGCATTGATGGAGGCAATTGTGGCACTCGCGGTGTTTCTTCAGCGGTTAAACGTTGAGCTGGTTCCTGATCAGACCATTAGCATGACCACAGGAGCAACCATACACACCACCAAT GGATTGTATATGAAGGTGAGCCAAAGGTAA